The segment TTTATAGCACAATGTCCGTATCTGCATGGCGGAGCCGGTATTCTTTGGGCGAGCAGCCCTTCACCTTCTTGAACATCCGGGAAAAGAGCAAAGCATCCTGATACCCCACGGATTGCGAGATCTCCCCGATGGTGCAGCCGGTCTCTGTCAGCAGCTCGCAGGCTTTGGACATACGGAATTGGAGCAGATATTGCTGCGGCGGCAAGCCGACCGTCCGCTTGAACAGCGCCGACATATATTTGCGGTCCAGCTTCAGGGAAGCGGACAGACTCTCCATCGTCACATTCTCGGCGTAGTGGGCTTGAAGGTAATGCAGGCACTGCTCGACATAGACACTTCTGCTGCGCGGAGCCGGGCTGTCGGCAGCCGGGACCTTGCGAAGCAGCAGGGCGAAGAACTCATAGAGCATCACCTTCAGCGGCAGGTCCAGCAGCGCTCCGCTGCTCCCCGTCTTAGATAACCTGGCAGACAGCGAGGGCATCAGCTCCTGATCCATCGGGAACACCGGCTGCTCCGGGGTAAGCGAAGTTCGTGACAACAGATAGGCCGCCTCCTCCCCGGTAAAAGCAATCCAGGAATACAGCCAAGGATCATCCTGATCTGCGGCATAATGTGTTACCACATGCGGATAAGTGAGGAAAGCCTGCCCTGCGTTCAATGTATGGGTGGCTTCACCGACGGTTACCTTGCCGGTTCCGGCGTGAATGAAGTGGACTTTGTACAGGTTGCGTACTCCGGGTCCGAATGAATGACCGGGTGCGCACTGCTCCTGGCCCCAGTAATGCAGATACAGGTCAGGATTGGCCCGGTGGGGCCGATGGGCGTTATATTTGAATACAGTCATGCTTGCAGCCTCATTTCCTATAAGGATGATGGCACTCCTAATGAACATATAACTCTAGTATACCTCAGAAGGAGGAGGACCGGACAACCGCAAATAGTCCCAGCCCGGGGAGGGGAGGGACTGAGAGTATGAGGCTGAAGGCAGACTGGCTGGTGCTGCTGGGAATCAGGCTTCCATTTTGAGCATAGAGTATAGTCTCTTTTGGATTAATAACTGCCATGAACCGGAGAATTCAGTGTAATCTAAGCTGACCTCAACCCACTGAATTTGTGGAAAATGTGTCCGGCGGGCAAATTCCTGTTTCATAAATTTTTTTGCGGAACCCGGCTTAAGATTGAAAGTTACCAGTTTCGCGGAGAAGGGTTTGGTTAAGTAAGGGATGTGAAAGTAAAGCGAGAGTTAAACCATTAACAACCTAAATCAGCTACCAGGAGGGAATCGTTATGAATAAGAAAATTGTAGGTGTGTTCCATACCGAGCATGAAGCATCACGGGCCATTGAAGACTTGAAGGCGCACGGCTTTCTGACAGAGGATATCTCAGTGATAGCAAGAAATAAACGCGATGTGGAAGCGATCAATGATGAGACGGGGACCAAGGTGCCGGAGGGCTTGGCTACGGGCGCAGCAACAGGCGGTCTACTCGGCGGTGTGACCGGACTGCTGGCAGGCATCGGTGCGCTGGCAATCCCGGGAATCGGGCCGATTATCGCAGCGGGGCCGATTGCAGCCACCCTGACAGGAGTAGCCGTAGGAGCAGGAACGGGCGGTCTGGTCGGCGGTCTGATCGGGCTGGGGATTCCGGAGGATGAAGCCGCCAGCTATGACAACTATGTGGACGAAGGCCGCATTCTGGTTATGGTGGATGCAGATATTGCGCGCGAAAAGGATGTGTACACTGTATTCCGCAACCATAACTCGGCGAATGCTGACCGCTATATGAGGAGTGCCGGTACTGCGGATACGGCTGCTGATATGAATGCTCCACGGGACTCCGTGACAGACGCAGTGGATGCGGCGTTCAATGGCTCAGGTCTGGAAGGCCGGCATGATACGGGGCTGGATACGATGAATTCGGCTACGGAGCATGACCTCCCGGAGCGAAGCGCAGTGGAGGATATGAAGCGGCCGGGAATGACAGGGGATCTGTATTCCGGCACGCGTAACGGTATCGACAAGATGCCGGATCATACTGCGGAACGCAGGCTCCAGGATGAGGAGGATCGGCTGGCACAGGAAGCCGCCAGGCACGAGGGGGCACGGCCTGGCAGTGCCGGTGGAGTACGGGCGGAGGACCGTGAGGAATTGCTGAGACGGCCCCGGCCGTAGCGATTTCAAGTGGGCTTCCATCTAGGGAGGCTCATCCAAGCGTCAATAAGAAGGGTTTCCCGAAGTCCCGACGGACTTCAGGGGGAGCCCTTTTTGCGTGGATATGTTAAGGGAAAGGGGAGTGGGGCAGGAATAGGGTATATATTGTATAGGTGAAATTTATCTGGAAAACGGATGAAAAGGAGGTGTTTACTTGTGCGGAAATCATTTGTCCTGTTCATGGGCGGATTATTCGTTCTGATGCTAGTGACCAGTGGATGCAGCAAGGATAGGCCTAAATACGCTGAGTTGTTCTCACAGGTTGAGAAGCACCGGGCTGTATTCAAGCAGCCGCTTGAAGAAGGGCTTGCTGTCCTGGGGATGAAGGATGCTGCACAAGTGTACGACACAACCTTAGGTACACTGATGCTGGACGAAAAACTGACCGTCAATCAAAAGGAATTCGTCCAGCAGATGACGGCAGATGTCACAAACGGTAAGATCACCGGTTACCGGATCGGGACGGTTCTTCCCAGATCGGACAGCGGGTATGAGGATGCGAGAGAGCTGGTACGTGCTTTCCTGAACCAATACAAACCAGGAGATGAGGCAGAGGCTGACAAAGTAGAGGAATCACTCCAGTCGATTGACGGGATGACCTTCCCATTGAAGCCGCTGACTGGAGCAGTAGAAGAATCCTGGACGCACGGCGAGGGTGATGACAAGTTGTTCATCACCTATAGAATGGCAAATAGCCTCGATAGCGATAAAGAATTGCCGCTGAATTTGTATTTCAGCTCAGAAGAGAAGCTATAGACGCCCGTTGGCGTGAAGCCCGTAAAGATAACAGAACAGCCTTTATCCCTTTAGGTCGGGGTACAGGCTGTTTGTGTTTGGGGAGAAGCGCAGCAGTTACTCCTAAACCAGGGGTTCAACGCTTGCTTTTGGAAGAACGGGCATTACCGGTTTAGGCTTGAAGAACAACTGCTTTAGTGCGCCGGCATTCACAAGGATGGTTCCGAATATAATCGTGAACACGCCAAGCAGCGTTACCCAGGTGACTGCTTCGTTATAGAACAGGAAGCCTACCCCAACGGCAATCGGCGGCGAGATGTACAGCCAGGTGGACGGAAAAACCGGATTCGTCTTGGAGACGAGCCAATAGAACAGCGTATGTCCGACCATGGAGCCGACAACGGTCAGGTAGAGCAGGGAACCTGCGGTTTTAAATGACAACAGGAAGGACGGGTGCAGCGGCTCAGTGAACAGGGAGATGATGAACAGCAGCGCCCCGCCGTACATCATCTGGGCAGCGTTCAGAGCGACGGGGGACTCGGCGGAGAAGGTGATGGTTACTTTTTTGGAATAGATCGCCCCCGCCGCGTAGCAGAGTTCCCCAATCAGCACCACCACACAGCCGATCAGCCAGAGCGGGGTAACGTCAGCCGCCAGGCTGGGCAGCACCAGCAGCAGGACTCCGGTGAACCCGATGATACAGCCGAGCAGGGAGTAGGCGGGAGCTTTTTGGCGCAGGAAAACCGTCTGCATCAGCAGAATCATCATCGGTCCGGTGGCTGATAATACGGCAGCAAGCCCGGAGGATACATATTGTTCCGCCCAGTAGAGCGCGGCGAAGGTGCCGAAGGTAAGGGCTGCTCCTGTGAGCAGCATTTCCTTGCGCAGCAGCAGGGAGAAGCGGGCTTTGCCTCTAAGAACCATGAACAGGAACAGCACCGCACCCGCCACGAAAAAACGCAGACCCGCAGAGAAGAAGGGCGGCGCTCCGGCGTCTACGCCGATTTTGATGGCCAGGAAGGTAGTGCCGAAGATCAGACAGACAAGTGAATAAGCTAACAGAATCATGGTTCAGTTCCCCTTTGCGGTGGTGATGTGCCACCCTCTTACAAGATTTCAGTTAATCATAGCCTCATAGGCACAGAACAGATTGGAGATAGTAGAACAGTTGCGGGAGGGAATGCTGTACAATAAGGGCAAAGAGAAGTTAGCGGCTGGGCGTGCGCGGATATGTAGAAGTCGGCAAGCGTCAGAGGGAGCTGTGTCGAGTGAATATTGAGAATTGGAACGGGGGCGACCCCGGTACATGTTGCAGAAAGGCGGCAGGTTGATGAAAAAAATAGCGGGTGCCGGGCAGAATAATCCCTTATTCCGCCAAGTCTATGAGTTCATGCTGAACCGGATGGAGCGGGGGGAGTGGAGGGCCGATGATAAACTGCCTTCGATCCGGCTGCTGGCGGAGGAGCTGGGGGTTCACCGGCTGACCGTGTTCAAGGCCTACCGGGCGCTGACCGAGAGCGGCAAGCTGTATGTCAAAGACAAATCCGGTTATTATGTGGCCCCGGGCAGCAGGCTGAACCCTCCGCCGGACGAAGGCTCGGCAGTGCCTGGATATATGGTCAGGAGCCCGATGTCCGATATTCAGCGGCTGCCGGTCACGTACCAGTTCTCCCAAGCGTTGATTGATCCGGGCCTGCTGCCGAACCTGTTCCTGTCCGATTATGTCAAAAAAGTATTCGATCTCTACCCGAAGGTCATGGGCACCTACTCCACCGTGGAAGGGGATGAAGAGCTGCGTGTTACGCTGAGCAGCCATTTCGAGGAGCGGTATAGGCTCCAGCTGTCGGCCCGCGAGCTGCTGATTACTTCAGGCGCACAACAGGCCATCAATCTGATTGCCGGGATCATGCTTGGTCCGATGGATGCTGTGCTGGTGGAGCGGCCTACTTATAGTGTGGCGCTGGATATTTTTCGGCGGGCAGGAGCGCGGCTGGTAGCTGTGGATATCTCGCCGCAGGGCTATGACCTGGCGGCGGTGGAGGAGCTGATGCGTAAGAATAAGCCGCGGATGTTCTACATCAACCCGACCCATCATAACCCGACGGGGTATACAATTCCGGCGAAGCAGCGCAAGCTGCTGGTGGAGCTTGCGGAGCGCTACCGCTGCCTGCTCGTGGAGGATGATCCGTTCCGTGACATGTACTTTGGGGAAGAGCCGCCCCCGCCGTTCTTCGCCTATGATACGGAGGGCTGGGTGATGTATATTAGCAGCTACAGCAAATATGTGGCCCCCGGCCTACGGATCTGTGCGGTGGCCTGCCGTTATCCGTTTATGGAGCGGCTGATCGCCGCCAAGTCCTTGGCGGATAACGGGACGCCTCTGCTGAATCAGAAGATTTTTCTGCATTATTATACCTCGCCGCGCTTACAGCAGCATCTCGGCAAGCTGCGGATTGCCCTTCAGGTGCACAAGGAGATTATGGAGGAGGAGCTCACGGCCACCGGCTGGGAATGGACAACTCCGCAAGGCGGGCTTAATCTGTGGGTCAAGCTGCCGGACAGTATTCCGGTAGCTAAGCTGCTGGCCCGTTGCCTGGAGCAATCCATCTCCTTCGTTCCCGGTGAGCTCTGCGATCCGCTGGGGGAGATGAAGTCCTGGCTGCGTCTCAGCTACTCGTTCGCCAGTGAAGCCTTGCTGCGCGAGGGAATGCAGCGGCTCACCGCCATTGCGCGGGAGATTGAGGCGGGGGAATAGATGGCGGGCGTGTGTAACCTTTCTCTGGAAATTTCCGTCTGAGGGTTATGAGGAGCGTGATATTGATGGTAACGAGAAGGAAAATGCGGGGCGCCTGTCTGATGACTCTCTGTACGCTGATTGTCTTCATGACGCTGCTGACTGTGCGCCCGCAGGTAACCTATGCCTGTTCTTGTGTAGTGTCTCCTTCACCGCTGGAAGCAATGGAGCAGAGTGCAGCTGTTTTTGAAGGAACAGTAGTTTCGATTAAAGAGGAAGTTAAGCCGATGCAGTCCAGTATGGACCCGGTGTCAGTAACCTTTCAAGTAGGTTCCCGCTGGAAGGGTGAATTGGGGGAGAAGGTTACTGTAACTACGGCATCGTCGGGGGCGAGCTGCGGCTTCGAGTTCACCAAGGGGGAACGCTACATCGTGTATGCAGGCGGAGAGGAAACAGCGGGTGAGGGAGGAACAACTAAGCTTACAGCCAGCTTGTGCAGCCGGACCGCATTGTTCTCTGGTGCCGAGGAGGACCTGAATGAGCTAGGCGCTGGAATGTCAGGGGGCTCGCCCACGGAGCCGCCCGGAATCGCTGATGATCAAGGGGCGGCCTCTGGTAACCATCCAACATCAGATAATCCTCCTGTTACTGAAAATAACTCAACATACGAGCCTAAAACCACATCGGCACCTTGGCTGCCATACGCTGGAGCAGGTATCGGTATAGTAGTCCTTGGAGCCGCCGCAGTGATTCTCCTGAGCCGCCAATCTAACTCGCGCAAATAATCCGGAGTACTTGCAGTAACTCCTGAATGAAGCGAACGCGGGCCCGCGATGAGCATAGGAAGGGCAGAAGTACACCTGAATATGCCGGATGCGCACTAAACGAGCGAATAGGGTGCACTAGTGCCCCTGAATGCAGCGGACTCGGGCGAAAGGAGCGAATGGGGTGCACTAGTGCACCTGAATGCAGCGGACTCGGGCGAAAGGAGCGAATGAGGAGCATTAGTGCACCTGAATGCAGCGGATGCGCGCGAAAGGAGCGAATGAGGAGCATTAGTGCACCTGAATGCAGCAGATGCGCGCTAAACGAGCAAATGAGGTGCACTAGTGCGCTTGAATTCCCCGGATGCGGGCAAAAGGAGCGAATGAGGAGCATTAGTGCACCTGAATTCAGCATACGCGCGCGAAACGAGCGAATGAGGAGCATTAGTGCGCTTGAATTCCCCGGATGCGGGCAAAAGGAGCGAATGAGGAGCATTAGTGCACCTGAATTCAGCATACGCACGCGAAACGAGCGAAGGAGGTGCACCAGTGCACCTGAATGCAGCAGACTCGCGCTAAATAAACAAAGGAGGGGCATTAATGCCCCTCCTTATTCGTTATGCTCCTATTCCATCAGAGCCGATAAAGCCGATGCTCTGTGAGCCAGCTGATCAGCTCTTCCATGCACTGCTCCGGTCTGTGCTCCGCTGTGTGCAGCGTCAGCTCCGGGTCAGCCGGGGCTTCATAAGGATCGGAGATCCCGGTGAAGGCCGGGAGCTCACCGGAGCGGGCCTTGGCGTACAGCCCTTTGACATCCCGCGCTTCGCAGACGGGAAGCGGGCAGTCCACATAGACCTCGACGAAGCCCGGCAATTCCTGCCGGGCATAGCTGCGCATCTCAGCATAAGGACTGATTACCGAGACCACGGTAATCACGCCATGCCGGTTCAGCATCCCGGCGAGGTAGACCGCCCGGCGGATGTTCTCGAACCGGTCCTCGCGGCTGAAGCCGAGTCCACGGCCCAGGCTGCGCCGCAGTTCATCGCCGTCCAGCCATTCCACTGCCTGGCCCTGCTCCCGGAGCCGGTCTGTGAGCAGCGCGGCAAGCGTAGACTTGCCCGCCCCGGACAGACCTGTAAGCCATATCGTTAATCCGGCAGAGGGCTTGTGTGCTTGTAGCTTACCAGTAGTCATTACTCTGTCCTCCCTGCGCCGTAAGGAATCCGCTCCAGCAGGCCGGAGCCGTAGATCTGCTCCAGGCCCAGCTCCGGCATATGAATATAGCCGATGTAGCAGTCGCAGACCTTCATGCGGCAGCTACGCTGGGCCGCCAGCCCTTCCAGTCCGTCGCGGTAGAGGTTGCCGATGACCGCACGGTCCTTGTAGCAGCGCTTCACCAGGCCGGGGCCCTGCACGTAGAATACGCTGCTTCCGGCATTACAGCTGGCGCCGAGGCTGTCGTAGTCCATCGCATTAATCTGGAAATGCGGGTCTATCCCGCTCAGGAAGCTTATATCCTCCGCTGTATAATAATCCCGCTTGTCCTTGTAGGCATTCACCCACAGATAGACGTCCTCCGGCAGGGCCGCACGCAGCGAGGCGATAGCCGGGAAGGCACTATGAACCCCCACACTGCCTACGCTAAAAGGAATCCCCCGGGCGTATACACTCATGCACTGCGCCAGGAACCGCTCCTCACTGACCTGACCCGGATGATAGGTTGCCCAGAAGGCTGCCTTGGCCGGGTTCAGTTCAGCAGTGAAATCAAGCCGGGCGGACAGATTGGTCTGGATGGCGACCTTGTCCACATGCTCCAGATTGGAGAGCGTAACAAGCGCCTCCCGGTACCAGCGGTGCGTCAAGCCTTCGCCATACGGATTGAAAAAGATAGACAGGCGATGGCCTGCGGTCCCCTGCTCCGCTACCCAGCGGACAAAGGTCTCAAGACCGGCGCGGTCTTTGGCGAGGGTGGCGGCGCTGTCTTTGGTTTTGCCGAAGGGGCAGTACGGACAGTCATAGTTACAGGAGGAGAGGGAGCCCCGGTAGTAGAGGACTGCCTTCATGGCAGGATGAACTCCTGCATCTGCTCGCGGATCTCACCGGAGATGAACCAGTCACCGATGGAATCGGAGTAGCCCAGCCCATCTGGAGTCAGCCGCAGAATGCCCTCATCATCCGTGGCGAACCCGCTCTGTACCAAGAGGCCAAGCTCAGGGTGATCCTCCCATAGCTTAGTCCCGAACCGCTGGTTATAGTCGGCAATCGTCAGTCCTTCGCTGTGCAGGATGGCTTTTAGAATGAACCGCCGTTTCTGTTCGGCGAGGCTAAGCACGATGCCATAATCGGCTGTATCATAACGCTCTGCTGCAACATAATCCGCAATGATGCTCTCCGTGGCCTTGCGGCTGACGCCATAGCGGGAGGCATAATGAACATTCCGGGTATAGGAACGCGCGCCGCAGCCGAGGCCGACCATCCCTTCCTCCTGGCAGCTGTAGTCGAGAATATTCTTGCCGGTCCCGGCATCCTCCTTGGCGAATCTGCGCATCGAGAATTGCCGGTAGCCACGCTCTGCCAGTACTGCACGTGCTGCTTCATAGCATTCGTGGCGGATATCCAGCTGGTTCACCAGGTCGCCCGGTTTCACAATCGTATGCTCACGGGTGTAGAGCGGATAGAGGAAGATTTCCTCCGGTTCATGCAGCAGCGCCTGGTTCAGCGAATAGAGCCAGGAGTCCACCGTCTGCCCCGGGAGTCCGTAGATCAAGTCCAGATTGAGGATAGGAAAATCAAACTGCCCCAGCAGCTCCAGCGCACGGTAGACCACCTCGGGGTCCTGCGGGCGGTAGATCGCAGCCGACTCGTCGGCTACGAAGCTCTGGATGCCCATACTGACGCGGTCCACGGTATGCTCCTTCAGAATCGTCAGCTTCTCCTCTGTCAGCGTTTCGGGTGAGGTCTCCACGGAGATAGAGGTGGTTCTAAGATCAACCCCCATGATATCCGTTGCAATCCTGAACAGCCGGTTCAGCTGTGCGGGAGCCAGAAGGCTGGGCGTTCCGCCGCCGATCGCGAAGCGCGCATAAGGCTTGTGCTTGGTGAAGACCGCCCATTCCCTCGCCTGCCGCTCCAGTGCGTCAACGTATTCGGCGTGCACATTCGCTCTTTTATCAGGCAGCGTGAACAGATTGCAGAAGCCGCAGCGCGCGCCGCAGAACGGAATATGCATATATAAGAACAAACTCTCCGCAGGCTCATCCCGCCACAGCTCCTCTAACGAAACAGGCGGATCAAGCTCGCGGTAAGCAGTTTTGTGCGGATAGGAATAGAGATAATTGCGGTAGGGATGGGCTGTGATCTGCTCCGTCCATTGCTGAAGCTCCCCAGCGGAGAAGGGAGGGTGTCCGTCTTGGTTCATATGATGAAGAGATTGCCGGATGGACGTCATACGTTCTCCTTCCTTGTGCGGGATCGAATTTCAGTTCAATGCTTATAAAATAAATTCCCGGTACGGAACATTCCATACCGTGTCATGCGCCAGCCGGTGGCCTTGGTAGCCGTCCTCTCCGTAAGCCGTACCGTGATCGGAAAAAGCCAGACAGAACACCGGATTGCCCCGCTTACGGAACGCATCGAACAGACGCCCCAGCTCCCCGTCGGCATAACGCAGCGCTGCGCGCTGGCTGTCCACCGAATCCTTGCGCGCACCCGGCAGGAACATATGGTTCGGGCCATGGATCGCCGAGACATTCATGAACAGGAACAGCCGCTGGTCCTGCGGGGTGTTGCCGAGCAGCTTGAGCGCATGGTTCACCTGATGCTCCGTCGAGCGCGGGTTCGTGACCCCGAAGGTCATCCGCCAGTAGCTCTGCTGGAAATAACCGGGGAGGACGCGGGCGAGGGGCACTTTTTTGCTGAAAAAGATTACGCCCCCGATACACACCGTCTGATAACCCGCCGCTGCCAGCCCCGACACCATATCCGGTGTATCGAACAGCCAGGTATGGGGGTGGGTCTTCAGCCCGGTATTCCTGGAATGGAACAGCCGCACATGCTCAGCCTTATTTGTGTTCGCCGGAGTGGGCAGGAAGCCGCCAAAGAAAGCGTGATGGGCCGCATACGTGAAGCTGCCGGGGGTATGCCGCTTCTCCCAGGAGCCGCTGCCGCACAGATTGGGGCAATTCGCCTCCTCCAGCACAGCCGCATCGTAACGCAGAGTATCGAGTGTGATCATTAAGATATCGTGGGTGCCGACGATGGTATTCATATCGGTCATGGGGCCGGATTCCTCCTAAGACAGCTGCTTCATTTCCCATTCGTAGGTGCTGCAGCCTTGGTATTCAACATCGTACAACAAGTCGCCAAAAGGATTCACATCCGCTGTATACATCCGCCCGGAGCTTCCCGCCAGCACATCGATGCCCGCGATAGAGCAGCGCGGAAAAGCGGCCAGCGAAGCCTCCGCTGTCCGGCGTACTTCTGCCTGCTGCGCCTCGCTCAGCCCGGCTTCCGCCGGAGTCATCCGCCGGCTGCGCAGATGCAGATTCGTAATCGGTGTGGTGCTGACTCTGGCGACTGCATGGCAGGCTTCACCAGCGACAACCAGCTGGCGGATGTCGAAGGAATGTCCGTCCTTGCCGGGCTTCGGAATCCACTGCTCGGCATAGGCGCCGTGGCGGTAGAGCCAGTTAATGATTCCGGCAAGGCGGGCAGAATCGGTATAACGCTGCAGCTTGCCGGAATTATAATACACCGGGGGACGGGTGATATAGCTCTCGACTCCGATGGTGGTAACCGCCGACTCAGCTCCTGTTGCCGGGTTCAGCTGATAAGCAATCACGCCGGAAGCAGCGGAGCCGCTGGCCAGCTTGATGAACACGCGGTGCATCCGCTGCGACAGCATCAGCTCACGCAGGGATGCGTAATCCACGGGGACTTGTCCGCCGCTGCCGCGAAGCGGCCGGGGAACAGGGACGCCGGACTCCGCGAGAATCTGCTGGGTCCGGCGCTTGTCCGTCATGGCAGCGATCTCCGCCGGATCGTTGGTCCAGCGGGAGGCGGGCAGGAGCTGCCCGGCCTCCTGCCGGAGCCGCGCCAGCAGGCGGCAGTAGCCGCGGAACCACTGGGACGGGTGATGCAGCACGCCAGGCATGTCCTTCAGGGCTGAGGCCGCTTTGAAGCTGAGCGGCCTCAGGTCCGGCTGCTGCCCGAACGGGTGCAGCGAGTCGTCCGGGTCCGGCGCATCCGGTGCGCCCAGCGCGATAAGCGCCCGCTCCAGCGCGAAGCTGCCGCCGGGGGACTCCAGCCGCAGCAGTGGCGGGGACGCTGCGGATGCCGATGCAGCGTGCCCGCTGAAGCTGCCGCTCGGAGAATCCGGCAGCAGGCGCTGCGCTTCCGCTGCGGACCCCTGGGCGGGTTGCCCGCCGCTCCGGCGGTCCGTTGTAGCCGGCTGTGCCGGAACCGGCCTCCCGTTCAGCGCTGGCGGTTCCAGCATTGCGCTACGGAGCAGCCGGCTCACCTGTTCCGGCAGTCCGGCTGCCTGCTGCTGCACAGCCTGCTCCAGCAGATCAGCCAGCGGCTGGTTCTCCAGCAGCCCGGCATAGGGAATCAGGAGCGCCGGGGGCATCCCGAGGCGCGAACGCGCCTGCTGAATACCGGCTGAGCGCCGGTCGCCCGGCTGGCAGAAGACAATCAGCGGTGCGGCGGGCTGCATTATTCTGTGATCGACGGATAACGCCAGTCATCATCGTCATCGGCCTGCTGCTGGTCGCTGACATCCACCGGCAATCCGCTGTTCTTCAGGCGCAGCATCATCTCGTCAGACATGTAGTGATGGCTCAGGTTGAGCTGCTTCAGTCCCTTGACCCGTTCGCTGGCGAGCAGCGCCTCAGCGCCGGTATCGCTAAGCGTTCCCAGTGACATGTCCAGGGTATGGAGCTGGTCCAGAATCGGCGCATCCGCCAGGGCTGCGGCAATTTCGTCCTGAATCTCACTGTTTTTGAGTCCGAGATAGGTAAGCTTAGGGAACTTTCCAGGCTCGATCAGCGGCAGGAGATCCTCCAGTCCGCCGTCGAAGCCGTAATTGTCTACACCAAGGTATAATTCCAGCTTGCGCAGATTCGGCAGGCGGGAGGCGGCAATGTCCGCCAGCACGGCCTTACTGAGTCCGCCGGTAATAATAATGAGTTCTTCGAGCTTGTCATGCTGCAGTTGGCTCAGACGCAGATCGGTACCGCCTTGTGCAGTCAGGGATTGCAGCTCAGGATAAGCGGACAGCAGCGGCGAGAGATCGGTCTGGTTAATCCACGAAATTTCACATTCCTCATAGCTCATATCCCCGATGAACAGCTTACGCAGTGCCGGGAAGCTGGCGCTGTGCTTCACCAGGGCCTGGACGGCTTCCTCCGAGGTGTTCTCGTAGGCTTGACCCCAGTC is part of the Paenibacillus sp. FSL M7-0420 genome and harbors:
- a CDS encoding STM4015 family protein, which codes for MTAVKLSIDYDAFEEGKRMETEIERLSGSLEAAGLTSLTIGDWGQAYENTSEEAVQALVKHSASFPALRKLFIGDMSYEECEISWINQTDLSPLLSAYPELQSLTAQGGTDLRLSQLQHDKLEELIIITGGLSKAVLADIAASRLPNLRKLELYLGVDNYGFDGGLEDLLPLIEPGKFPKLTYLGLKNSEIQDEIAAALADAPILDQLHTLDMSLGTLSDTGAEALLASERVKGLKQLNLSHHYMSDEMMLRLKNSGLPVDVSDQQQADDDDDWRYPSITE